A single genomic interval of Shewanella halotolerans harbors:
- a CDS encoding AAA family ATPase: MNWQISKIEVSSFKAFKHIYLDLGESSLLTLDGPNGYGKTSIFDAIELLLTGQINRIQNLFSTLLTKKKRDYADNLFWNNRSGENDLCIKIEFTNDDRKLVLARHCPAVIFKKPANNRADKYENFKLYELPEFKSSDFTKINLRDNNFLDEVFGKNFRENFSFLNYLEQGQNRLLHTRVDERKDKLGNLFNISDIESEIENCNTIYSKLTKHINDPERKAKVESLTEEIATLRDTLQAEAEIVGYKKLSTANVQPGWDKENLFSTYSAVDHTAYLKSVRKIITLLPLKATIKVRVHNETIDAEIDRNEESLRSLAQFGKDLGKLYVLDAIKKEIDELERSANIIKRGATAIKLEEARLLPNWVDGRLEWFELQIESRNSLRKKSSANANVITELERLKRQLIDEHKKSYPDDQLCPLCGADWEDHKSMVDAIESRTKQLSDSLAQDGKDLINLIAAMDAELKLIDTHIQDSLKLVKPTFEPNLHAALTKIKLRLPAITLLLEKLQNENIQFTDSFTEIDNVINERLEKLKEILRNKKQVETDALALPEDWRETTNSAFKDLQDFYIITAEDLKYKELYISIKANEAQNARLQTCISDLKLIEKETLAAQKAQSKIKKLRDTLKETEQRYTDQTISAIELIFHIYSGRLIQNYQRGLGLFIESREGTQLRFLTAEKSEHDAVMSMSSGQVSALSLAFFLSLNKVYAGVPLILIDDPSQSLDEVNVASFTDLLRCELKHCQLVVSSHEDDISAYMRYRFDRAGLKTSSLNMQLLAKEAS, translated from the coding sequence ATGAACTGGCAAATATCCAAGATTGAAGTCTCAAGCTTCAAAGCATTCAAGCATATCTACTTAGATCTTGGCGAGTCGTCCTTGCTAACTCTGGACGGGCCAAACGGTTATGGTAAAACAAGCATCTTCGACGCAATCGAACTGCTGCTCACAGGCCAGATAAATCGAATACAAAATCTATTCTCTACATTATTAACCAAGAAAAAGAGAGACTACGCGGACAATCTCTTCTGGAACAATCGCTCCGGCGAGAACGACCTCTGTATTAAGATTGAATTTACTAATGATGATCGCAAACTTGTTTTAGCCAGGCATTGCCCAGCGGTGATATTCAAAAAACCAGCGAACAATCGTGCAGACAAGTATGAAAACTTTAAGCTCTACGAGCTGCCGGAATTTAAATCATCTGACTTTACGAAGATCAATCTGCGCGACAACAACTTCCTTGACGAAGTTTTCGGTAAAAACTTCAGGGAAAACTTTTCCTTCCTTAACTATCTGGAGCAAGGACAAAACCGGCTGTTACACACTCGGGTAGACGAACGTAAGGATAAATTAGGAAACCTATTTAACATCAGCGATATCGAATCCGAGATCGAAAACTGCAACACCATATACAGTAAACTGACAAAGCACATCAACGATCCTGAGCGTAAGGCAAAAGTCGAGTCACTCACCGAAGAGATAGCCACCCTAAGAGACACATTACAGGCTGAGGCTGAGATCGTTGGATACAAAAAGCTCTCAACGGCAAATGTCCAGCCTGGATGGGACAAGGAGAACCTGTTCTCGACGTATTCAGCGGTAGATCATACTGCCTACCTCAAGTCTGTTCGCAAGATTATCACCCTTCTACCACTCAAAGCCACGATAAAGGTCAGGGTTCATAACGAGACAATCGATGCCGAAATTGATCGTAACGAGGAATCCCTGAGAAGCTTGGCTCAGTTTGGTAAGGATCTTGGCAAACTTTATGTGCTTGATGCTATCAAGAAAGAAATTGATGAGTTAGAGCGTTCAGCAAACATCATCAAACGCGGTGCTACGGCAATCAAGCTCGAAGAAGCCCGATTACTACCAAACTGGGTGGATGGGCGCCTTGAGTGGTTTGAGTTACAAATTGAATCCCGAAACAGCCTACGCAAAAAAAGCAGCGCCAATGCGAACGTCATAACCGAATTGGAACGCTTGAAAAGGCAGCTGATTGATGAACATAAGAAGTCCTATCCCGATGATCAGTTGTGCCCTCTCTGTGGTGCTGACTGGGAAGATCACAAATCAATGGTAGATGCCATTGAATCGAGAACCAAGCAGCTCTCTGATTCGCTTGCTCAAGACGGCAAGGACTTAATTAACCTTATCGCTGCTATGGATGCTGAGCTGAAGCTCATCGACACACATATCCAAGACAGCTTGAAACTTGTCAAGCCTACATTTGAACCAAATCTCCATGCAGCACTGACTAAAATTAAGCTTCGGCTCCCAGCAATAACCCTGTTACTGGAGAAGCTGCAAAACGAAAACATTCAATTCACTGACTCATTTACGGAAATTGATAATGTAATAAATGAGCGACTTGAAAAGCTCAAAGAGATTCTAAGGAATAAAAAACAGGTTGAAACTGATGCTTTAGCTCTGCCGGAGGACTGGCGAGAAACAACAAACAGTGCCTTCAAAGACCTTCAAGACTTCTACATAATCACAGCTGAAGACCTAAAGTACAAAGAGCTGTACATATCGATTAAGGCCAACGAGGCTCAAAATGCCAGGCTCCAAACCTGTATTTCCGATCTTAAACTTATCGAAAAAGAAACCCTAGCGGCCCAAAAAGCACAAAGTAAAATCAAAAAGCTCCGCGACACACTGAAGGAGACAGAGCAAAGGTATACCGACCAGACAATTTCGGCTATTGAGCTCATATTCCATATCTACAGTGGCCGACTGATCCAAAACTACCAGCGTGGTCTGGGGCTGTTTATCGAAAGCCGCGAAGGTACGCAGTTAAGGTTCCTGACTGCTGAGAAGTCTGAACACGACGCAGTCATGTCTATGAGTTCTGGTCAGGTGTCAGCCCTTAGCCTTGCTTTCTTCCTCTCGCTCAACAAGGTCTATGCTGGAGTACCTCTCATCCTGATTGATGATCCGTCACAATCTCTAGATGAAGTTAACGTTGCTTCCTTTACCGATCTACTCCGTTGCGAACTCAAGCATTGCCAGTTGGTTGTCTCCTCCCACGAGGATGATATCTCAGCCTATATGCGCTACCGGTTCGACAGAGCAGGCTTGAAAACAAGTTCGCTCAACATGCAGCTCTTGGCGAAAGAAGCTTCGTAA
- a CDS encoding HypC/HybG/HupF family hydrogenase formation chaperone gives MCLSIPSRIVELHPEEQAVTVETLGVKRKVSSHLMEEPLALDDYVLIHIGFVMNKIDKADAEQSLALYQEIVAKMNEQEAQA, from the coding sequence ATGTGCCTATCCATCCCCTCAAGAATTGTCGAACTCCACCCCGAGGAGCAGGCCGTAACGGTCGAGACCCTGGGGGTGAAGCGCAAGGTCAGCAGCCATCTGATGGAGGAGCCACTGGCCCTCGACGACTATGTGCTGATCCATATCGGCTTCGTGATGAACAAGATAGACAAGGCCGACGCCGAGCAGAGCCTGGCCCTGTATCAGGAGATCGTCGCCAAGATGAATGAGCAGGAGGCCCAGGCATGA
- the hypB gene encoding hydrogenase nickel incorporation protein HypB, whose protein sequence is MCKDCGCSITRDHDHHHDHDHHHSHEHDHHEHSHEHSHAHGHEHSHGHHHEHSHEHSHAHGHEHSHGHHHDHGALRSNPQLNDKKTLSVIHKILDKNDHEAAHNRAHFEAHNITAFNLMSSPGSGKTTLLEHLKEYTDLNYGVVEGDLETSRDADRLIAKGIPAFQIQTGSACHLDAFMVHDALHHVDLAALDICFVENVGNLVCPASYDVGTHFNIVLVSVPEGDDKIEKYPVMFRKADLVLITKADLLPHFDFSVEEAKAQVKRLNPEAEVITTSIKDGDSMRAVVDWLNTHRSQ, encoded by the coding sequence ATGTGTAAAGACTGCGGCTGCTCTATCACTCGAGATCATGATCACCACCATGATCACGACCATCACCACAGCCATGAGCATGATCATCACGAGCACAGCCACGAGCATAGCCACGCGCACGGTCATGAGCACAGCCACGGGCATCATCACGAGCACAGCCACGAGCATAGCCACGCGCACGGTCATGAGCACAGCCACGGGCATCATCACGACCACGGCGCCCTGCGTAGCAATCCCCAGCTCAACGACAAGAAGACACTGTCTGTCATCCATAAGATCCTCGATAAAAACGATCACGAAGCAGCCCACAACCGTGCCCACTTCGAGGCCCACAATATCACCGCCTTCAACCTGATGAGCAGCCCTGGCAGCGGCAAGACCACACTGCTAGAGCATCTCAAGGAGTACACAGATCTTAACTATGGCGTGGTCGAAGGCGATCTTGAGACCTCCCGTGACGCCGACCGCCTCATCGCCAAGGGCATTCCCGCCTTCCAGATCCAAACCGGCTCCGCCTGTCACCTGGACGCCTTCATGGTGCACGATGCCCTACATCATGTGGATCTGGCGGCCCTGGATATCTGCTTCGTGGAGAACGTCGGCAACCTGGTCTGCCCCGCCTCTTACGATGTGGGCACCCACTTCAACATAGTGCTGGTGTCTGTACCCGAAGGCGACGACAAGATAGAGAAATACCCGGTAATGTTCCGCAAGGCAGATCTGGTATTGATCACCAAGGCCGACCTGTTGCCCCACTTCGATTTCAGCGTCGAGGAAGCCAAGGCCCAAGTGAAACGCCTTAACCCAGAGGCCGAAGTGATCACCACCTCCATCAAGGATGGCGACAGCATGCGCGCCGTGGTCGACTGGCTAAACACCCACAGGAGCCAGTAA
- the hypD gene encoding hydrogenase formation protein HypD gives MIALKQLYQGFRDPETIHNLAKEIALHAAKHEGNIYIMEVCGGHTHTIMKYGLNQLLPDNIEFVHGPGCPVCVMPKERIDHAAILASQPGVILVTLGDMIRVPGSKGSLAEFRAKGCDIRPLYDPMDALTIAKENPDKQVIFFAIGFETSTPMTAVLIEQAEKQGLDNLLFHINHVLVPPAIDAVMADPQAKVNAFIGPAHVSVISGAKLYRPAVNQYGTPVVVSGFEPVDVMESILRIVKQKVEGVAELDVQYSRAVSEEGNVHAQQKVNQYLTVRPHFRWRGLGPLNESALMLKPEYAHRDAEVIYRDKLDVADIDDHKACQCGDILRGIAKPKDCKVFGRGCTPETPLGSCMVSSEGACNAYYRYNGV, from the coding sequence ATGATAGCGCTCAAGCAGCTATATCAGGGCTTTAGAGATCCTGAAACCATACACAACCTGGCTAAGGAGATCGCCCTGCACGCCGCCAAGCATGAGGGCAACATCTACATCATGGAGGTGTGCGGCGGTCATACCCATACCATCATGAAATATGGCCTCAACCAGCTGTTGCCAGACAACATCGAATTTGTTCACGGTCCCGGCTGCCCCGTGTGTGTCATGCCGAAAGAGCGCATCGACCACGCCGCCATCCTGGCCTCTCAGCCCGGTGTGATCCTGGTGACCCTGGGGGATATGATCCGCGTACCCGGCTCAAAAGGCAGCCTGGCCGAATTCAGGGCCAAGGGCTGCGATATTCGCCCACTCTACGATCCCATGGACGCCCTGACCATTGCCAAGGAGAACCCGGATAAACAGGTGATCTTCTTTGCCATAGGGTTTGAGACCTCAACCCCCATGACCGCCGTGCTTATCGAGCAGGCCGAGAAACAAGGGCTTGATAACCTGCTGTTTCATATCAACCATGTGCTGGTGCCACCTGCCATAGACGCCGTGATGGCCGATCCCCAAGCCAAGGTGAATGCCTTTATCGGCCCGGCTCACGTGAGCGTGATCTCGGGTGCCAAGCTCTACCGCCCCGCCGTTAACCAATACGGCACGCCCGTAGTGGTCTCCGGCTTCGAACCTGTGGATGTGATGGAATCTATCCTGCGCATCGTCAAACAGAAGGTCGAAGGGGTCGCCGAACTCGACGTACAGTACAGCCGCGCCGTGAGCGAGGAAGGCAACGTGCACGCCCAGCAGAAGGTCAATCAGTACCTCACCGTCAGGCCGCATTTTCGCTGGCGCGGTCTGGGACCGCTGAATGAGTCGGCGCTGATGCTAAAACCCGAATATGCCCATCGCGACGCCGAGGTGATCTATCGCGACAAGCTGGATGTGGCCGATATCGACGATCACAAGGCCTGCCAGTGCGGCGACATCTTAAGAGGCATCGCCAAGCCGAAAGACTGTAAGGTCTTCGGCCGCGGCTGCACCCCAGAGACGCCCCTCGGCAGCTGCATGGTCAGCTCGGAAGGCGCCTGCAACGCCTATTACCGCTATAACGGAGTCTAA
- a CDS encoding ABC-three component system protein has product MSQEDDEKYPASAISSWSGFVYQGKIALYHSLKLIYDDDLNFELQLDSSDDFAIYKNGKLQTAHQVKAKISKYRSGYSSALEQSTLIEYDKIKGTPRYFHVSVQLDNTHDHKGASGEIVKFYRYGDNYHCGLGEIEGLTKALIKKICEKQSITVSDNLINFNYCLLSEKISTKAIHNHKLNQVDGFSENKAAYESRINGRDILKELLAENPYQNRDYYAIELKARLQTHLEERLDQALPTMSDTTYMRARRLCEHIRKTDIEELETLCQMMKPSERFQDVQTNDIRRYTKLIQAISVEPIFKNLPHYLDSENRFYVPTALDVDESEECESDMISEMKNNGNLLRLLFEYNHLIASKSEASFTFNTKFTNSDDYDNKLTTEKLESNFTKSLCISVITKDDAEGRLNDKATN; this is encoded by the coding sequence GTGAGTCAAGAAGATGATGAGAAATACCCAGCAAGCGCCATATCCTCATGGAGTGGCTTCGTTTATCAAGGAAAAATTGCGCTATATCACTCACTTAAGCTTATTTACGATGACGACTTAAACTTCGAGCTTCAGCTAGATAGTAGTGACGACTTTGCTATTTATAAAAATGGAAAGCTACAAACCGCCCATCAAGTCAAAGCGAAGATTAGTAAATATCGTAGTGGCTACTCCTCGGCTCTGGAGCAGTCAACGTTGATCGAATACGACAAAATAAAAGGGACGCCCCGTTACTTTCACGTATCCGTACAGCTAGACAATACCCATGATCACAAAGGCGCTAGCGGAGAAATAGTGAAATTCTACCGTTACGGAGACAACTATCATTGTGGACTGGGTGAAATTGAAGGGCTGACCAAAGCGCTAATAAAAAAAATCTGTGAGAAACAGTCCATCACGGTCAGTGATAATCTCATAAATTTTAACTATTGCTTACTCTCAGAAAAAATAAGTACCAAGGCGATACACAATCACAAATTAAATCAAGTGGACGGTTTTTCAGAAAACAAGGCTGCTTACGAGAGCCGTATCAATGGAAGAGATATCCTAAAGGAATTGCTGGCCGAAAATCCCTATCAGAATCGCGACTACTATGCCATTGAACTAAAGGCCAGGCTCCAAACCCATTTAGAAGAAAGACTGGATCAGGCGCTACCAACCATGAGTGACACGACTTATATGAGAGCTAGGCGTTTATGTGAGCACATTCGGAAAACCGACATCGAAGAATTGGAAACCCTATGCCAGATGATGAAGCCATCCGAGCGGTTTCAAGACGTTCAGACGAACGACATAAGACGCTACACTAAGCTTATCCAGGCTATTTCAGTGGAGCCCATATTCAAAAATCTCCCGCACTACCTCGACAGCGAAAATCGGTTCTACGTACCTACAGCTCTTGACGTGGATGAAAGCGAAGAGTGTGAATCTGACATGATCAGTGAAATGAAAAACAACGGAAATTTACTGAGACTACTGTTTGAGTACAACCATCTAATCGCCAGCAAGTCGGAAGCCTCATTCACCTTTAATACAAAATTCACAAACTCGGATGACTACGACAACAAGCTGACCACTGAAAAACTTGAAAGCAACTTCACCAAGTCACTATGCATTAGCGTAATAACAAAGGACGACGCGGAGGGTCGACTGAATGATAAAGCAACTAATTGA
- a CDS encoding GNAT family N-acetyltransferase, whose protein sequence is MSGELRRASLEDAAIVAGLFNEYRQFYGQASDIDLANKFINARLARKDAVIFLMLDAQGNGLGFCQLYPSFSSIHARANLILSDLYVTQHARCVGVGRRLMTTAIDYAKAKGIASIFLETHKDNHQAQALYESLGFQLEQEFLGYNLDIQ, encoded by the coding sequence ATGTCGGGAGAATTACGCAGGGCAAGTTTGGAAGATGCGGCCATTGTCGCGGGTCTATTTAACGAATATCGTCAGTTCTATGGTCAGGCGAGCGATATCGACCTGGCCAACAAGTTTATCAATGCCAGACTGGCGCGCAAGGATGCGGTGATCTTCTTGATGTTAGATGCTCAGGGCAATGGCCTGGGCTTTTGTCAGCTCTATCCCAGTTTCAGCTCTATCCATGCCCGCGCCAACCTTATCTTGAGCGACCTCTATGTCACCCAGCATGCCCGCTGCGTCGGGGTAGGGCGGCGATTGATGACGACCGCCATCGATTATGCCAAGGCCAAGGGGATCGCCTCTATCTTTCTCGAGACCCATAAAGATAACCATCAGGCCCAGGCCCTGTATGAGTCACTCGGCTTCCAGCTGGAGCAAGAATTTTTAGGCTATAACCTTGATATTCAGTGA
- the hypA gene encoding hydrogenase/urease nickel incorporation protein HypA has protein sequence MHEYSIVTALLEQCEQHAIANQASKITKVVIKIGVLSGVEPALLATAFETFKLEGRAREAELEILHQELVLECQACQSTHTIKERSVICPSCHSYETRIIEGEELLLMQLELETDE, from the coding sequence ATGCACGAGTATTCGATTGTCACCGCCCTGCTGGAACAGTGTGAACAGCACGCCATCGCCAATCAGGCGAGCAAAATCACTAAGGTGGTGATAAAGATCGGCGTCTTAAGCGGCGTCGAGCCCGCCCTACTGGCGACCGCGTTTGAGACCTTCAAGCTAGAGGGGCGCGCTAGAGAGGCGGAACTGGAGATTCTACATCAAGAATTGGTGCTCGAGTGCCAGGCTTGCCAAAGCACTCATACCATCAAGGAACGAAGTGTCATTTGTCCTAGTTGTCACAGCTATGAGACCCGCATCATCGAAGGGGAAGAATTGCTGCTGATGCAACTAGAGCTAGAAACCGATGAATAA
- a CDS encoding ABC-three component system middle component 1: MIKQLIDEALVAHNFVNIRKLDTTSFYIRESGSAIRFAVLHNLDDFPDPAELNNRINHLAPEEFLRNPSFKKNCDLICVHRLDVLAEFKDHEEEIFAIEEDPHFYKKYVLYYSRAEESALTDFTYDKLVSVIANKKEFLNYKENPLVATQYSFAAKTFIKLPFLELPSYQENLISLRLQAAEAVAEAGLNDSYLTIQRVTNKNVDKIIKEMINNELANIQD; encoded by the coding sequence ATGATAAAGCAACTAATTGATGAAGCACTTGTTGCCCATAACTTTGTAAATATACGCAAACTGGATACCACAAGCTTCTATATTCGCGAATCTGGATCTGCCATCAGGTTCGCAGTCCTACATAATCTTGACGACTTCCCTGACCCAGCCGAACTGAATAACCGAATCAATCACCTTGCGCCTGAGGAATTTCTCAGAAATCCAAGCTTCAAGAAGAATTGCGATCTGATTTGCGTTCATCGCCTTGACGTTCTGGCTGAGTTCAAAGATCACGAAGAAGAAATCTTCGCAATCGAGGAGGATCCGCATTTTTATAAGAAATATGTCCTCTACTACAGTAGAGCGGAAGAAAGTGCGCTTACAGATTTTACCTACGACAAACTGGTATCTGTCATTGCTAACAAAAAGGAATTTCTTAACTACAAAGAAAATCCTCTTGTCGCCACACAATACAGCTTCGCGGCAAAGACCTTTATCAAGCTTCCTTTCTTAGAGTTACCTAGCTATCAAGAAAACCTTATATCCTTAAGGTTGCAGGCTGCTGAGGCCGTTGCAGAAGCCGGTCTGAACGATTCGTATTTGACTATTCAGAGAGTTACAAACAAAAACGTCGACAAAATTATCAAGGAAATGATTAACAATGAACTGGCAAATATCCAAGATTGA
- the hypE gene encoding hydrogenase expression/formation protein HypE gives MADNEKTVQLSHGGGGKEMNRLIKSIFFKAFNNPILASEEDAALLHFEGQAAFTTDSFTVSPLFFAGGNIGKLAIAGTVNDLAMMGAEPQYLSCSFIIEEGFAIKDLKTIVDSMAEELHKSGTRIVCGDTKVVPKGCADGLFINTSGVGRVLKPQISVKNLQVGDAIIVSGDIGRHGAAILMAREGLTLESELVSDCANLWPVVEQLIACNIEVHAMRDATRGGLAAVLNEWASASDVGINVEESKIPVCDEVKGLCELYGFEPHDLANEGTFILAVPGEIAEGALEIIQRYGHCQQAAIIGHVEETHPGKVVLKTPWGSSRYLDLPQGELLPRIC, from the coding sequence ATGGCCGACAACGAAAAAACCGTACAACTCAGTCACGGCGGTGGCGGCAAGGAGATGAACCGACTGATCAAGTCGATCTTCTTCAAGGCCTTCAATAACCCGATTTTGGCAAGCGAAGAAGACGCCGCCCTGCTCCACTTCGAGGGTCAGGCCGCCTTCACCACAGACTCCTTCACCGTATCGCCGCTGTTTTTCGCCGGTGGCAACATAGGCAAGCTCGCCATCGCGGGCACGGTCAACGATCTGGCCATGATGGGCGCCGAGCCCCAATACCTGAGCTGCAGCTTCATCATAGAAGAAGGCTTTGCCATCAAGGATCTGAAAACCATCGTCGATAGCATGGCCGAGGAGCTGCACAAGAGCGGCACCCGCATCGTCTGCGGCGATACCAAAGTCGTGCCTAAGGGCTGTGCCGATGGTCTGTTTATCAACACCTCTGGCGTAGGCCGCGTGTTGAAGCCACAGATCTCGGTGAAAAATCTGCAAGTAGGCGATGCCATTATCGTCTCAGGGGATATCGGCCGTCACGGCGCCGCCATCTTGATGGCCCGTGAGGGACTCACCCTGGAATCTGAGCTGGTCAGCGACTGCGCCAACCTCTGGCCCGTGGTCGAACAGTTGATCGCCTGCAACATAGAGGTGCACGCCATGCGCGACGCCACCCGTGGTGGCCTGGCTGCTGTGCTTAATGAATGGGCCAGCGCCTCCGATGTCGGCATCAATGTCGAGGAGAGCAAGATCCCCGTGTGTGACGAGGTCAAAGGCCTGTGTGAACTCTATGGCTTCGAGCCCCATGACCTGGCCAACGAAGGCACCTTTATCCTGGCGGTGCCGGGTGAGATTGCCGAAGGTGCACTGGAGATCATCCAGCGCTACGGCCACTGTCAGCAGGCGGCCATCATAGGCCATGTGGAAGAAACCCATCCGGGCAAAGTGGTGCTCAAGACCCCATGGGGCAGCAGCCGCTACCTCGATCTGCCCCAGGGTGAACTACTGCCAAGGATCTGTTAA
- the hypF gene encoding carbamoyltransferase HypF — MSAKLQASIEATKRVKLDITGIVQGVGFRPFVYRWATELDLLGLTFNHSKGVTVELQGSDAAISSFVEALTQTPPPLARIDSLSQTALPLEECDSFEIVHSQADAKAVVAVSSDKSSCQECLDEIMDPGNRHYQYPFTNCTNCGPRYTLIRALPYDRPNTAMAEFAMCDACAAAYQNPLDRRYHAQPVSCPECGPQLSLLAQDKRLLGERNAALDLAVELLAQGKTLAIKGLGGFHLVCDATNDEAVMQLRSRKQRPAKPFAVMCASLDMAKTLACGSDAEWQLLQSAERPITLLQKALSKEESSSDANESDTLSPAVAPGIDRLGLFLPYTPLHQLLLSRLNRPLVATSANRSGEPIITHGEQIFERLGEVVDAVLDHNREILNGCDDSVVQMVDDKLQVIRLARGYAPLTLALPEEVPQETLAVGAQQKNSIAFGFDHNLVLSPHIGDLFSLEAEQYFIDTLATFKRLYQFSPKHLVSDKHPDYASTIWAQRQKVEQGIAYTQVQHHYAHILSVMAVNQRVDKVLGFSFDGTGLGDERQLWGGEAMLADISGFKRVAHLSPMALIGGEQAIKDPRRIMLALLFARYSIEEIKALPLAAIEGLPASLIGNLHTLWHKGVATQMTSSIGRLFDATACLLGLMQTTQFEGQAGMLIEAKANEVSEAQLESELAAADLAFSMRESDGVWQLEALWAQMVDALLKWQHKPEGISLIARGFMNALAQAVTDCAIKHSGFDVALCGGVFQNRYLLSETRKRLEMAKIKVLDSHQVPVNDGGIALGQLWYAIHKH; from the coding sequence ATGTCTGCCAAGCTGCAAGCGTCCATAGAGGCGACCAAGCGAGTCAAGCTGGACATCACAGGTATTGTTCAGGGGGTCGGTTTTCGCCCCTTCGTCTATCGCTGGGCCACTGAGCTTGATCTGCTGGGCCTGACCTTCAACCACAGTAAAGGCGTGACGGTGGAGCTGCAAGGCAGCGATGCGGCGATTAGCTCTTTCGTCGAGGCCCTGACTCAGACGCCACCGCCACTTGCCCGCATCGATAGCCTGAGCCAGACAGCACTGCCGCTTGAAGAGTGCGACAGCTTCGAGATAGTGCACAGCCAGGCGGATGCCAAGGCGGTGGTGGCCGTCTCCAGCGACAAGAGCAGCTGCCAGGAGTGTCTCGATGAGATAATGGATCCCGGCAACCGTCACTATCAGTACCCCTTTACCAACTGCACTAACTGCGGCCCCAGATATACCCTGATCCGCGCCCTGCCCTATGACAGGCCCAACACCGCCATGGCCGAATTTGCCATGTGTGATGCCTGCGCGGCGGCCTATCAGAATCCGCTGGACAGGCGCTACCACGCCCAGCCGGTGAGCTGCCCAGAATGCGGCCCCCAGCTCAGCCTGCTGGCACAAGATAAGCGTCTGCTTGGTGAGCGTAACGCTGCGCTGGACCTGGCCGTCGAGCTGCTGGCCCAGGGCAAGACTCTGGCCATCAAGGGGCTGGGCGGCTTTCATCTGGTATGCGATGCCACCAATGACGAGGCGGTAATGCAGCTGAGATCCCGTAAGCAGCGCCCGGCCAAGCCCTTCGCCGTGATGTGCGCCTCGCTCGACATGGCCAAGACATTGGCCTGCGGCAGCGATGCCGAATGGCAACTGCTGCAAAGCGCCGAGCGGCCCATCACCCTGCTGCAAAAGGCGCTCAGCAAAGAAGAATCCAGTAGCGATGCGAACGAAAGCGACACACTAAGCCCGGCCGTGGCACCTGGTATCGACAGACTCGGGCTGTTTCTGCCCTACACGCCGCTGCATCAACTGCTGCTCAGCAGGCTAAACCGCCCGCTCGTGGCCACCAGTGCCAACCGCAGCGGCGAGCCCATCATCACGCACGGCGAGCAGATCTTCGAGCGCCTGGGCGAGGTGGTCGATGCCGTGCTGGATCATAACCGCGAGATCCTTAACGGCTGTGACGACAGCGTGGTGCAGATGGTGGATGACAAGCTGCAGGTGATCCGTCTGGCGCGGGGCTATGCGCCGCTGACCCTGGCGCTGCCAGAGGAAGTCCCCCAAGAAACCTTGGCCGTTGGCGCCCAGCAGAAGAACAGCATTGCCTTCGGCTTCGACCACAACCTGGTGCTCAGCCCACACATAGGCGATCTCTTCAGCCTGGAGGCGGAGCAATATTTTATCGACACCCTGGCGACCTTTAAGCGCCTGTACCAGTTCAGCCCCAAACACCTGGTGAGCGACAAGCACCCCGATTACGCCTCGACCATCTGGGCCCAGCGACAAAAAGTTGAGCAAGGCATCGCCTACACTCAGGTGCAGCACCACTACGCCCATATCCTCAGCGTCATGGCCGTCAATCAGAGAGTCGACAAGGTATTGGGCTTCAGCTTCGATGGCACGGGCCTCGGGGATGAGCGCCAACTCTGGGGCGGCGAAGCCATGCTAGCCGATATCTCAGGTTTCAAGCGCGTCGCCCATCTGAGCCCAATGGCGCTAATCGGCGGCGAGCAGGCGATTAAAGATCCCCGCCGCATCATGCTGGCACTGTTGTTCGCGCGCTACTCAATTGAAGAGATTAAGGCGCTGCCACTGGCGGCAATCGAGGGACTGCCAGCCAGCCTCATCGGCAACCTGCATACCCTGTGGCACAAAGGCGTTGCAACCCAGATGACCAGCTCCATCGGCCGTCTGTTTGACGCCACCGCCTGCCTGCTCGGCCTGATGCAGACCACCCAATTTGAGGGACAGGCCGGCATGTTGATCGAGGCCAAGGCCAATGAGGTCAGCGAGGCGCAGTTAGAAAGCGAGCTTGCGGCAGCGGATCTGGCCTTTAGCATGAGAGAGAGCGACGGCGTATGGCAGCTAGAAGCCCTCTGGGCACAGATGGTGGATGCCCTGCTCAAATGGCAGCACAAACCCGAAGGCATAAGCCTTATCGCCCGCGGCTTCATGAACGCGCTGGCCCAGGCGGTCACCGACTGCGCCATCAAGCATAGCGGCTTCGACGTGGCGCTTTGCGGCGGCGTGTTTCAAAACCGCTATCTGCTCAGCGAGACACGTAAACGCCTAGAGATGGCTAAGATTAAGGTGCTCGATTCGCATCAGGTACCGGTTAACGATGGCGGCATTGCCCTGGGGCAACTCTGGTACGCCATACACAAGCATTAA